A genomic stretch from Flavobacterium humidisoli includes:
- a CDS encoding 5'-nucleotidase C-terminal domain-containing protein produces the protein MVKLKKYNGFLKLFVIFLTLFLISSCSKNNYNLTKIEGKQLPVTEKAAETPEIENFIKPYRDHINKDLDNVLAYCPETLDKSTGKWQTGIGSLMADVCVLRGNIVFNAREKKNIDLCLLNHGGIRAILPKGNVTTRSAFEIMPFENSLVVLALKGEQISEIAAYIIKEKKPQPLSGMTFTITKDNKAKNIMVQGNPLDLNKTYYVATNDYLANGGDSMTFFAKNTQKFDLNYKLRDVLIDYFKEVDTVVAPKNIRITEE, from the coding sequence ATGGTAAAACTAAAAAAGTATAACGGATTTTTAAAACTTTTTGTTATATTCTTAACACTTTTTTTAATCTCTTCCTGTAGTAAGAATAACTACAATCTAACTAAAATTGAAGGAAAACAACTCCCTGTTACTGAAAAGGCTGCCGAAACTCCTGAAATTGAAAACTTTATTAAGCCTTATCGCGATCATATCAATAAAGATTTGGACAATGTACTGGCTTATTGCCCTGAAACTCTTGACAAAAGCACAGGAAAGTGGCAGACTGGCATTGGTAGCTTGATGGCAGATGTTTGCGTACTAAGAGGAAACATTGTTTTTAACGCTCGCGAAAAGAAAAACATTGATTTATGTCTTTTAAATCATGGCGGTATTCGTGCTATTCTTCCAAAAGGAAATGTCACAACAAGATCGGCCTTTGAGATTATGCCGTTTGAAAACAGCTTGGTTGTTTTAGCTTTAAAAGGCGAGCAAATCTCAGAAATTGCTGCTTATATTATTAAGGAGAAAAAACCTCAGCCATTGTCTGGAATGACTTTTACAATTACAAAAGACAATAAGGCAAAAAACATCATGGTGCAAGGCAACCCACTTGATTTAAACAAAACGTACTATGTTGCTACAAACGATTATTTGGCAAATGGCGGAGACAGCATGACTTTCTTTGCAAAAAACACTCAAAAGTTTGACTTAAACTACAAACTTAGAGATGTATTGATTGATTATTTTAAAGAAGTAGACACTGTTGTTGCTCCAAAAAATATCAGAATCACAGAGGAATAA
- a CDS encoding DUF6913 domain-containing protein, producing the protein MFLNYIKEFFVKKSLNNNLNKEKNGVFTKNVQTVGLLIDESDFEYSEAIVKELMLHGIALENIKVLAYKGKFREKETYSRPTFGKKHINWNGEITEGFLNDFVNSEFDLLLSYYNVENSILMLITSKSKAKFKVGFSAVDQRLNRWMISTELGSYKLFVSELFRYLKNIK; encoded by the coding sequence ATGTTTTTGAATTATATAAAGGAATTTTTTGTAAAAAAATCATTAAATAATAATTTAAATAAAGAAAAAAACGGAGTATTTACTAAAAATGTCCAAACGGTTGGTTTATTGATAGATGAGAGCGATTTTGAATATTCAGAAGCAATAGTAAAGGAGTTAATGCTCCACGGAATTGCTTTGGAAAATATAAAAGTTCTTGCATACAAAGGAAAATTTAGGGAAAAAGAAACCTATTCTCGTCCAACTTTTGGTAAAAAACACATCAATTGGAACGGAGAAATTACAGAAGGTTTCTTGAATGATTTTGTAAATTCAGAATTTGATCTTTTGCTAAGTTATTATAATGTCGAGAATAGTATTTTGATGTTAATCACGAGCAAGTCAAAAGCAAAATTTAAAGTCGGATTTTCTGCTGTAGACCAAAGACTAAATCGTTGGATGATTAGTACAGAATTAGGAAGCTATAAACTATTCGTTTCCGAACTGTTTAGGTATTTAAAAAATATAAAATAA
- the dapA gene encoding 4-hydroxy-tetrahydrodipicolinate synthase yields MQSLIGTGVALVTPFKKDFSVDIEALQRIVNFSIDGGVEYLVVMGTTAENATLTAEEKELVIKTVIDVNKGRLPLVLGVGGNNTMQIVEELKTRDFSAFEAILSVSPYYNKPTQEGIYQHFKAIAEASPVPVILYNVPGRTASNMLPSTVVRLANDFKNVVAIKEAAGDMAQAMQIIKNAPKDFLVISGDDMLALPIVLAGGAGVISVIGQGFPKEFSEMIRLGLNKKAADAYKIHYFLSDSIDMIFEQGNPAGIKQIFQALGIAENTVRLPLVSVDESLATRLNDFVKNSIK; encoded by the coding sequence ATGCAATCATTAATAGGAACTGGTGTTGCGCTTGTGACGCCATTTAAAAAAGATTTTTCAGTTGACATTGAGGCTTTACAGCGAATTGTAAACTTCTCTATAGATGGCGGAGTGGAGTATCTTGTTGTGATGGGAACAACAGCAGAAAATGCAACCCTTACAGCAGAGGAGAAAGAGTTGGTTATAAAGACTGTAATCGATGTGAATAAAGGAAGATTGCCTCTAGTTTTAGGAGTTGGAGGAAATAATACTATGCAGATTGTTGAGGAGTTAAAAACAAGAGATTTTTCTGCTTTTGAAGCGATATTATCGGTTTCTCCATATTATAATAAGCCAACTCAGGAAGGGATTTATCAGCATTTTAAAGCAATTGCTGAAGCTTCTCCAGTTCCTGTGATTTTATATAATGTTCCAGGAAGAACGGCAAGTAACATGCTTCCTTCGACAGTGGTGCGTCTGGCTAACGATTTTAAAAATGTTGTAGCCATTAAAGAAGCAGCTGGAGATATGGCTCAAGCAATGCAGATTATTAAAAATGCTCCAAAGGATTTCTTAGTGATTTCTGGAGATGATATGTTGGCGTTGCCGATCGTTTTGGCGGGAGGAGCAGGTGTTATTTCGGTAATCGGACAAGGTTTTCCTAAAGAATTTTCAGAAATGATTCGTTTAGGACTAAATAAAAAAGCGGCTGACGCTTACAAAATACATTACTTTTTATCGGACAGTATTGATATGATTTTTGAGCAGGGAAATCCAGCTGGAATCAAACAAATCTTCCAAGCCCTTGGAATTGCTGAGAATACTGTTCGTCTACCATTGGTTTCTGTTGATGAATCTCTAGCAACAAGGTTAAATGACTTTGTAA